In a genomic window of Temperatibacter marinus:
- a CDS encoding tRNA (cytidine(34)-2'-O)-methyltransferase, with product MLHIALYEPDIPQNTGTLMRLGACMNVGIHVIEPCGFPFSIKALRRSAMDYADHVDLYHHDDFADFCNWVDENHKRLVLLTTKGASPLPDFSFTQDDILLLGRESAGVPDTVHSRASERLYVPMAPGMRSLNVALAGAMVIGEALRQTKGYSV from the coding sequence ATGTTGCATATTGCACTCTATGAACCCGACATCCCACAGAACACAGGTACACTGATGCGTCTCGGCGCCTGCATGAATGTTGGTATACACGTAATAGAACCTTGTGGTTTTCCTTTTTCTATCAAGGCATTGCGCAGATCAGCCATGGATTACGCTGATCATGTTGACCTGTATCACCATGATGACTTTGCAGATTTTTGTAACTGGGTGGATGAAAACCATAAAAGGCTTGTTCTACTGACGACGAAAGGGGCCAGCCCTCTGCCTGACTTCTCTTTTACTCAAGATGATATTCTTTTACTAGGCCGCGAGTCGGCCGGTGTTCCGGACACTGTTCATTCTAGAGCGAGCGAGCGCTTATATGTCCCAATGGCCCCAGGCATGAGGTCTCTCAATGTTGCCCTAGCTGGTGCGATGGTAATCGGTGAAGCCTTACGCCAAACTAAGGGGTATTCAGTATAA
- the ftsZ gene encoding cell division protein FtsZ: MAFDFENTELTELTPKIAVIGVGGAGCNAVNNMIAADLQGVDFIVANTDAQSLAASKSENRIQLGVEITQGLGAGAMPKVGAAAAEETIETIDSMLEGCHMAFVTAGMGGGTGTGAAPVIARRAREKGILTVGVCTKPFQFEGGRRMKVAEAGMKELAENVDTLIVIPNQNLFHVADAKTTFADAFRMADDVLHSGVRSITDLMVMDGLINLDFADVRTVMNEMGKAMMGTGEAEGEDRAMVAASNAISNQLLEEANLRGARGVIINVTGGMDMTLYEVDEAVNMVREQVDPDALIVFGSAFNMDMEGRLRVSVVATGIDGSGVRPAPVPVREEDEVAVIQGAADLKEAVQDMPAAEDIEGSEAEAPSAPSPETAVEKRLEEEQKSAQDELEAKAVEAAVDGAFIAEQPKHPKAVLQPDHGQRANVFQEAAYENTTTEMPEEEQGVEQAPPQDTPIEGTVEAEPEPAKQSLFKMMTAGLRSSQPANEFREEAQEPTVQTPSRVPGGDAQSLGGVDAEDRTVKKKDPRDQLEIPSFLKRQENQ; the protein is encoded by the coding sequence ATGGCGTTTGATTTTGAAAATACAGAGTTAACTGAGTTAACCCCTAAAATTGCAGTAATAGGTGTTGGGGGTGCAGGGTGCAATGCGGTCAATAATATGATTGCTGCTGATTTGCAGGGTGTGGATTTTATAGTGGCAAATACAGATGCACAGTCCTTAGCTGCCAGCAAATCTGAAAATAGAATTCAGTTAGGCGTAGAAATTACTCAAGGCCTTGGTGCCGGTGCGATGCCCAAGGTGGGGGCTGCTGCAGCAGAAGAAACAATCGAGACAATAGATAGTATGCTTGAGGGATGTCACATGGCTTTTGTGACTGCAGGTATGGGCGGGGGCACAGGAACTGGTGCTGCACCTGTTATCGCACGTCGGGCCCGTGAGAAAGGGATCCTAACAGTCGGTGTTTGTACGAAGCCATTCCAGTTCGAGGGCGGCCGACGGATGAAAGTTGCTGAAGCTGGCATGAAAGAGCTGGCAGAAAATGTTGATACATTAATTGTGATACCCAACCAAAATCTTTTTCATGTCGCTGATGCGAAAACGACTTTTGCAGACGCATTTAGAATGGCGGATGATGTTCTTCATTCAGGGGTTCGGAGCATCACTGATTTGATGGTAATGGATGGCCTGATCAACCTTGATTTTGCAGATGTGCGCACTGTAATGAATGAAATGGGTAAAGCCATGATGGGCACAGGAGAAGCAGAAGGGGAAGACCGTGCTATGGTTGCTGCCTCTAATGCGATCTCTAATCAGCTTCTCGAAGAAGCAAATCTACGCGGAGCACGCGGTGTAATTATCAATGTGACTGGCGGCATGGACATGACTTTATATGAGGTCGATGAGGCAGTTAATATGGTCAGAGAGCAAGTTGACCCAGATGCGTTAATTGTCTTCGGTTCGGCCTTTAACATGGATATGGAAGGTCGCCTTAGGGTATCGGTCGTTGCGACAGGCATAGATGGCAGCGGCGTCAGGCCTGCGCCTGTTCCTGTGCGCGAAGAAGATGAGGTAGCGGTTATTCAAGGGGCAGCAGATCTTAAAGAAGCGGTTCAGGATATGCCTGCTGCTGAAGATATTGAGGGATCAGAAGCTGAAGCGCCTTCCGCGCCTTCCCCAGAGACCGCAGTTGAAAAACGGTTAGAGGAAGAGCAAAAATCTGCCCAAGATGAACTTGAGGCCAAGGCTGTCGAAGCCGCAGTTGACGGGGCGTTTATTGCAGAGCAGCCCAAACATCCTAAAGCAGTATTGCAACCTGACCATGGCCAAAGAGCCAATGTTTTTCAGGAAGCAGCCTATGAAAACACAACCACTGAAATGCCAGAGGAAGAACAGGGAGTAGAGCAAGCGCCTCCTCAAGACACACCAATAGAAGGCACAGTGGAGGCTGAGCCAGAGCCTGCAAAACAGAGTTTGTTTAAAATGATGACTGCAGGCCTTAGGTCTTCACAACCGGCGAACGAATTTCGGGAAGAAGCGCAAGAACCAACTGTTCAAACACCTTCGCGAGTGCCAGGCGGTGACGCTCAATCTCTGGGCGGGGTTGATGCGGAAGATCGAACAGTGAAGAAAAAAGATCCAAGAGATCAGCTGGAAATCCCAAGCTTTCTCAAGAGGCAAGAAAATCAATAG
- a CDS encoding TorF family putative porin, translating to MKIKNVTLGVSLLIGTVAMPATAQDITVDGLLGLVTDYRENGVSLTSKDPAAIGNLRLTHKSGLYGDIFLASMGDRSGDDVIVDSTLGYSWDGDVYSYSLATSLKSYHGGPDESRFYPEIKASISRDFGIFYVKGGLEYAFDGRWFAQDNNAIYGSIDLELPVPKMPELTVVTHLGYDMIDGYQNGWDWRVGLSAFHKDFELTLMYDDSSLNIPDASGTVSFGLKWYF from the coding sequence ATGAAAATAAAAAATGTAACACTGGGAGTGAGCTTGTTGATTGGCACTGTAGCCATGCCTGCAACAGCTCAAGACATCACTGTAGATGGATTACTTGGACTGGTTACTGATTACCGTGAAAATGGTGTGAGTTTAACGAGCAAAGATCCGGCGGCAATCGGTAATTTAAGATTAACCCATAAAAGCGGTCTTTACGGAGATATCTTTTTAGCCAGCATGGGGGATAGAAGCGGCGATGATGTGATTGTTGACAGTACTCTTGGCTACAGCTGGGACGGTGATGTCTATTCCTATAGTCTCGCCACGTCTCTTAAGTCTTATCACGGGGGGCCTGATGAAAGTCGCTTTTATCCAGAGATAAAAGCATCCATCAGTCGTGACTTTGGTATTTTCTATGTAAAAGGGGGACTGGAATATGCTTTTGACGGTCGTTGGTTTGCTCAGGATAACAATGCAATATATGGCTCAATCGATTTAGAACTGCCTGTCCCTAAAATGCCGGAATTAACTGTGGTGACGCATTTGGGATATGATATGATTGATGGGTATCAGAATGGATGGGATTGGCGTGTCGGTCTTTCAGCCTTCCATAAAGATTTTGAATTAACCTTAATGTATGATGACAGTTCGCTGAATATTCCAGACGCGAGCGGGACAGTCTCATTTGGTTTGAAATGGTATTTTTAA
- a CDS encoding NAD(P)H-dependent flavin oxidoreductase: protein MPIASSLQKGLKVPVIAAPMFIVSGLELVTATCKAGVIGTFPTLNARSIEDLDTWMATIKADLADYDAANPESPSAVWGVNLIVHKSNTRLQEDIELVLKHQPPLVITSVGHPGDIVEKVHAYGGQVYHDVIHMYHAGKAASAGVDGIIAVCSGAGGHAGKLNPFAFIPELRATYPELSIILSGTLSNGAHIKAAEILGADFAYMGTRFIATKEANADEDYHRQIHENGSSDIIYTNKVSGIWGNFIKESLEMAGLDPETGDPLKDSPNFAPSQENSRGGGTKKAWKSIYSAGQGIALIEDSPTVKDLIEQMAAEYNA, encoded by the coding sequence ATGCCAATCGCCTCATCATTACAAAAGGGCCTTAAAGTACCCGTCATCGCAGCCCCGATGTTTATTGTTTCCGGGCTTGAGCTTGTCACGGCGACATGCAAAGCCGGTGTCATTGGTACTTTTCCGACGTTAAACGCACGCAGCATCGAAGACCTCGATACATGGATGGCCACAATCAAAGCAGACCTAGCCGATTATGATGCGGCTAATCCAGAATCTCCCTCTGCTGTCTGGGGCGTTAATCTTATCGTTCATAAATCCAATACACGGTTACAAGAAGACATTGAACTAGTGCTCAAGCACCAACCTCCTCTGGTTATAACGTCTGTCGGACATCCGGGAGATATTGTAGAGAAGGTACATGCTTACGGGGGGCAAGTTTATCACGATGTAATCCATATGTATCATGCCGGCAAAGCAGCATCAGCCGGTGTTGACGGGATCATTGCTGTCTGTTCTGGCGCTGGCGGTCATGCCGGCAAGCTCAACCCTTTTGCCTTTATCCCAGAGCTCCGAGCAACCTACCCAGAATTATCCATCATCCTATCAGGCACCCTTTCAAACGGTGCCCACATAAAGGCTGCAGAAATACTGGGGGCCGACTTTGCTTATATGGGCACCCGCTTCATCGCTACAAAAGAAGCCAATGCGGACGAAGACTATCATCGTCAAATCCATGAAAATGGCAGCAGCGATATTATCTACACCAACAAAGTCTCAGGAATTTGGGGAAATTTCATTAAAGAAAGCTTAGAGATGGCCGGCTTAGACCCTGAAACTGGTGATCCTCTAAAAGACAGTCCGAATTTTGCTCCAAGTCAGGAAAATTCTCGCGGCGGGGGCACTAAAAAAGCATGGAAATCGATTTACAGCGCGGGGCAAGGCATTGCTCTTATTGAAGATAGCCCTACAGTCAAAGATCTTATTGAGCAGATGGCCGCCGAATATAATGCTTAA
- the xseA gene encoding exodeoxyribonuclease VII large subunit, with protein sequence MDPSENHSKRSNVPELTVSELARALKSTVEDRFGYVRLRAELSGVKRAASGHVYMALKDDQAVIDGVCWRGVASKLSFRPEDGLEVIASGKLTTYPARSKYQMVIEKMEPAGEGALMALLEERKKKLAAEGLFASERKKPIPYLPQTIGVVTSPTGAVIRDIIHRLNDRFPRHVIIWPVLVQGEGAADQVATAIQGFNALPLDQSGLVKRPDLLIIARGGGSIEDLWSFNEEQVVRAISASDIPIISAVGHETDTTLSDYAADLRAPTPTGAAEKAVPVKAELEATIADLGRRLDAQKGRLISDRMDRLLGIARGMPAPRDFLGLPGQRLDDLGDRLPRGLRAVTQEKSSILNRILGGLSHGRLKQSGEYAKGQFTQIDQRLSPAYARSIEKRNDRLTAISRMLESLSHKSVLQRGFAMVSSAEGHLITSVQDLKADELLSLTFKDGSTDVVVSDAESHAVMPTQKKPPPVKPKAKKTQKQAKDERQGSLL encoded by the coding sequence GTGGATCCGTCAGAAAATCATTCAAAGAGATCAAATGTCCCAGAGCTGACTGTCTCAGAATTGGCACGTGCGCTAAAATCTACCGTAGAGGATCGGTTTGGCTATGTGCGTCTTAGGGCCGAGTTGTCAGGTGTGAAAAGGGCTGCATCTGGTCATGTCTATATGGCATTAAAAGATGATCAAGCTGTCATTGACGGCGTGTGCTGGCGCGGTGTCGCAAGTAAACTCTCTTTTCGTCCAGAAGATGGCTTAGAGGTCATAGCATCAGGGAAGTTGACTACGTATCCGGCGCGATCAAAATATCAGATGGTTATTGAGAAAATGGAGCCAGCTGGTGAAGGTGCTCTTATGGCACTTTTAGAAGAGCGAAAGAAAAAACTTGCCGCGGAAGGGTTGTTTGCGAGTGAGCGGAAAAAGCCTATACCCTATTTACCTCAAACCATTGGCGTTGTGACCAGTCCAACAGGAGCTGTCATCAGGGATATCATTCACCGCTTGAATGATCGATTTCCTCGGCATGTCATTATATGGCCTGTTCTTGTTCAAGGAGAAGGGGCAGCTGATCAGGTTGCAACAGCGATCCAGGGCTTTAATGCATTGCCCTTAGATCAGAGTGGTCTTGTAAAGCGCCCGGATTTATTGATCATTGCCCGAGGCGGGGGATCAATCGAAGATCTATGGTCTTTTAATGAAGAGCAAGTTGTTCGGGCCATTTCTGCGAGTGACATACCGATCATTTCTGCTGTAGGGCACGAAACGGATACAACTTTATCGGACTATGCGGCTGATCTACGCGCTCCAACGCCGACAGGAGCTGCAGAGAAAGCTGTGCCCGTCAAAGCCGAACTTGAAGCAACAATCGCAGATTTAGGTCGCCGTCTTGATGCGCAAAAAGGGCGATTAATCTCTGATCGTATGGACCGATTATTAGGCATAGCCCGTGGCATGCCTGCCCCTCGGGATTTTCTAGGACTGCCCGGTCAACGTTTGGATGACTTGGGGGATCGTTTGCCTCGAGGATTAAGGGCTGTGACCCAAGAAAAATCTAGCATATTGAACCGCATTCTGGGCGGTCTCAGTCATGGCAGGTTAAAGCAATCTGGTGAGTATGCAAAGGGACAGTTTACACAAATTGATCAGCGACTATCACCAGCCTATGCAAGATCAATTGAGAAGCGAAATGATCGATTAACAGCGATATCTCGCATGCTCGAAAGTTTATCTCATAAAAGTGTTCTGCAGCGAGGGTTCGCAATGGTCTCTAGTGCTGAGGGGCATCTTATTACCAGTGTACAAGATCTGAAAGCTGACGAGCTTTTATCTTTAACATTTAAGGATGGATCAACAGATGTCGTTGTTTCTGATGCGGAAAGTCATGCAGTAATGCCAACCCAGAAAAAGCCCCCCCCTGTCAAACCAAAAGCAAAAAAGACGCAAAAGCAAGCCAAAGACGAGCGTCAAGGCAGTTTGCTTTAG
- a CDS encoding M23 family metallopeptidase, which translates to MRLICTFLILLTSMPLLSVEGHQFRFDGDLKQGGLIKGQVTPGSKILFDGNPIKVGDKGHFVLGFGRDYKAVAFIKVSYPDGMSSKHELMISPREFDIERVDGLPPKTVSPPKSWLARRKIENGRVRKGRSFKTDELFWFWGFKKPAEGRFSGFYGSQRILNGKPRSPHYGLDIANKTGTPVTAPASGVVRLAASDFLLEGGIIIIDHGFGVTSTLFHLHSVDVKEGQFIEKGKAIGSIGSTGRSSGPHVDWRLNWGNVRLDPGLVIGLDKTK; encoded by the coding sequence ATGAGACTGATTTGTACATTTTTGATTCTTCTGACGTCAATGCCCCTACTGAGCGTTGAAGGGCATCAATTTCGTTTTGATGGAGACCTCAAGCAAGGAGGCCTCATAAAAGGGCAGGTAACGCCTGGCAGCAAAATTCTTTTTGATGGAAACCCCATTAAAGTCGGAGATAAGGGCCATTTTGTTCTCGGATTTGGGCGCGATTATAAAGCTGTAGCTTTTATAAAAGTATCCTATCCGGATGGAATGAGCTCTAAACATGAGTTGATGATTAGTCCAAGAGAGTTTGATATAGAAAGGGTCGATGGCCTACCGCCTAAAACAGTATCCCCACCAAAATCATGGCTTGCTCGCCGCAAGATTGAAAACGGACGTGTTAGAAAAGGGCGCAGTTTTAAGACTGATGAACTGTTCTGGTTTTGGGGGTTTAAAAAGCCCGCAGAAGGTCGGTTTTCTGGTTTTTATGGATCACAGCGCATTCTTAATGGTAAGCCAAGAAGCCCTCACTATGGTTTGGATATTGCAAATAAAACGGGTACACCTGTGACAGCACCTGCAAGCGGTGTGGTTCGGTTAGCAGCTTCTGATTTTCTCCTAGAAGGGGGCATTATTATCATTGATCATGGTTTTGGTGTTACTAGCACTCTCTTTCATTTGCATTCTGTGGATGTTAAGGAAGGGCAGTTTATAGAAAAAGGAAAAGCTATAGGGTCCATTGGTTCTACTGGTCGATCAAGTGGACCGCACGTGGATTGGCGACTGAATTGGGGGAATGTAAGACTAGATCCTGGCCTTGTTATCGGGCTAGATAAAACAAAATAA
- a CDS encoding DsbA family protein: MSAGTSYKIYIDINCPFCFALNERLDNLASTIDEIEWRYIEHIPETDSIRVDPLDMVRLKEELIRLEPRAPDIRINNPGFRPNTSVIQCILAEIGRTDVSAAKRLRDIAYKALWQGGADISDISIIKEMMKRADCELPEISSETLTLMTEWKEEWLSDRIEARLPSIDQTGRPPLLGLPSTQDLVFFMLRLDAEEEKAKRREFSCTGSDS, translated from the coding sequence ATGAGCGCAGGCACAAGTTATAAAATTTATATCGACATTAACTGTCCTTTTTGCTTTGCACTAAATGAGCGCTTAGACAACCTTGCATCCACAATTGATGAGATAGAATGGCGTTATATTGAACATATTCCGGAGACAGATTCTATTCGCGTAGATCCTCTTGATATGGTGCGCTTAAAAGAAGAACTCATAAGGTTAGAACCGCGCGCTCCAGATATTCGCATCAACAATCCAGGCTTTAGACCTAACACCTCTGTAATCCAGTGCATTTTAGCTGAAATCGGCAGAACTGATGTTTCAGCAGCAAAACGATTACGCGACATTGCCTATAAAGCCTTATGGCAAGGCGGTGCAGATATATCAGACATCAGTATCATTAAAGAAATGATGAAGCGTGCCGACTGTGAACTGCCTGAAATATCTTCAGAAACTCTAACCTTAATGACTGAATGGAAGGAAGAATGGCTTTCCGATAGAATTGAAGCACGGCTGCCAAGCATTGATCAAACAGGACGTCCGCCTCTCTTAGGATTACCTTCAACACAAGACCTTGTATTTTTCATGCTCCGGCTTGATGCAGAAGAAGAGAAGGCCAAACGCAGGGAGTTTTCTTGCACCGGAAGCGATTCATAA
- the purD gene encoding phosphoribosylamine--glycine ligase yields the protein MNILVIGSGGREHSLCWKIAQSPLVETVYAAPGNGGMGECATLVTLNTSDHEAVIKFCVDKGIDLVVVGPEQPLVEGLVDSLTSASIPAFGPTAAAAQLEGSKGFTKDICAEYKIPTAAYGRFDNIEDARAYVVAQGAPIVIKADGLAAGKGVILADSLDEALTALDDIFGGAFGEAGAEVVVEEMLIGEEASFFVLCDGQSVLPMISAQDHKAVGEGDTGPNTGGMGAYSPAAIMDAAMEKRVLDEIITPTVTAMRDKGHPYKGVFFAGLMITAKGPQLIEYNCRFGDPECQVLMTRMTSDIVPALLATANGTLSDHSFTWSDHAVMNVVMCAKGYPGPYEKGTEIKGIETAEAATGAKVFHAGTRRQEGQIIATGGRVLNIVSQAKTVTDAQKQAYETVSKIDWPNGFTRNDIGWRAIERESKN from the coding sequence ATGAATATTCTAGTGATAGGTTCTGGCGGTCGCGAACACTCTCTATGTTGGAAAATTGCACAGAGTCCCCTTGTTGAGACTGTCTATGCTGCTCCAGGAAATGGCGGCATGGGAGAGTGCGCAACACTTGTTACCCTAAACACTAGTGATCATGAAGCTGTGATTAAATTTTGTGTAGACAAGGGAATTGATCTTGTCGTTGTCGGTCCTGAACAGCCTCTTGTTGAAGGCTTAGTCGACAGTCTAACTTCTGCCTCCATTCCAGCATTTGGGCCGACAGCCGCTGCAGCTCAGCTCGAAGGATCTAAAGGGTTCACTAAAGATATTTGCGCAGAGTATAAGATCCCAACGGCCGCCTATGGACGGTTTGATAACATCGAAGATGCACGGGCATATGTCGTTGCACAAGGGGCACCCATCGTTATAAAAGCTGACGGCCTAGCGGCTGGCAAAGGGGTGATCCTCGCTGATTCATTAGACGAAGCTCTGACGGCTCTCGATGATATTTTTGGCGGGGCTTTCGGAGAAGCTGGTGCTGAGGTCGTTGTTGAAGAAATGCTCATAGGGGAAGAAGCAAGCTTCTTTGTTCTCTGCGACGGACAGTCAGTATTGCCGATGATCTCTGCCCAAGACCACAAAGCTGTTGGAGAAGGTGATACGGGACCAAACACAGGCGGAATGGGTGCATACTCCCCCGCTGCCATCATGGATGCTGCTATGGAAAAGCGCGTTCTTGATGAGATTATAACCCCGACCGTTACTGCGATGCGCGACAAAGGCCATCCTTATAAAGGCGTTTTCTTCGCTGGGTTGATGATCACAGCCAAAGGCCCACAACTCATTGAATATAATTGCCGGTTCGGCGATCCAGAGTGTCAGGTTTTAATGACCCGCATGACAAGTGATATCGTCCCTGCCCTTTTGGCGACTGCTAATGGTACCTTATCAGATCACTCGTTCACATGGTCTGATCATGCGGTTATGAATGTAGTCATGTGTGCAAAAGGCTATCCAGGCCCTTATGAAAAAGGCACAGAAATTAAAGGCATTGAGACAGCAGAGGCCGCAACTGGTGCAAAAGTATTTCATGCTGGTACCCGACGACAAGAAGGACAGATAATCGCAACTGGCGGCCGTGTTCTTAATATTGTCTCTCAGGCTAAAACGGTGACTGATGCTCAAAAGCAAGCCTATGAAACTGTCTCTAAAATTGATTGGCCTAATGGATTTACAAGAAATGACATTGGCTGGAGAGCCATTGAGCGAGAAAGCAAGAATTAA
- the hemF gene encoding oxygen-dependent coproporphyrinogen oxidase, translating into MKQKKTMSDLESYKVRTKEWFEELRNQICASFEAIEKEAAGPLSDRPAGRFDRTPWDREDQADGSHGGGGVMSIMRGGRVFEKVGVNVSTVHGTFTPEFAKNIPGADQDPRFFATGISLVAHMNNPKVPAVHMNTRFIATTKHWFGGGADLNAALPVKKDTSDFHKAFKAACDAHNPDYYPKFKKWCDDYFYIKHRKRARGEGGIFYDQHNTGTWEDDFAFTQDIGKTFNSIYPELVRRHMNEEWTTEEREELLKYRGYYAEFNLVYDRGTTFGLKTNGNVEAILMSLPPEAKWP; encoded by the coding sequence ATGAAGCAGAAGAAAACTATGTCTGATCTTGAAAGCTATAAAGTCCGAACCAAAGAGTGGTTTGAAGAGCTAAGAAATCAAATTTGCGCCAGTTTTGAAGCGATCGAAAAAGAGGCCGCTGGTCCTCTTTCTGATCGCCCTGCCGGTCGGTTTGACCGAACACCATGGGACAGAGAAGATCAAGCGGATGGCAGCCACGGTGGGGGCGGTGTAATGTCCATCATGCGGGGTGGACGTGTTTTTGAGAAAGTTGGTGTCAATGTTTCTACAGTGCACGGCACTTTCACACCAGAATTTGCTAAAAACATTCCAGGTGCTGACCAAGATCCTCGTTTTTTTGCCACTGGCATCTCTTTGGTCGCCCACATGAACAACCCTAAAGTCCCTGCGGTACATATGAACACGCGCTTTATAGCGACTACAAAACATTGGTTTGGGGGCGGCGCTGATCTAAACGCAGCGTTACCTGTGAAAAAAGACACATCGGATTTCCATAAGGCCTTTAAGGCCGCATGCGATGCCCACAACCCAGACTATTATCCTAAGTTTAAGAAATGGTGTGACGACTATTTTTATATAAAGCATCGCAAAAGAGCCCGCGGAGAAGGCGGAATCTTTTATGATCAACATAATACAGGGACTTGGGAAGATGATTTTGCCTTCACTCAAGACATTGGGAAAACCTTTAACAGCATATATCCTGAGCTTGTCCGCCGGCATATGAATGAAGAATGGACAACTGAGGAAAGGGAAGAGCTGTTAAAATATAGAGGCTATTATGCTGAATTTAATTTAGTGTACGATAGAGGAACGACTTTTGGCCTGAAGACAAATGGCAATGTTGAGGCGATTTTGATGTCACTGCCACCTGAGGCGAAATGGCCATAA
- a CDS encoding lipid-binding SYLF domain-containing protein has translation MIKLSLYVTLVFTLLMPHTFSASAQESGRTKSEKKRTKIMHMHDDVLVRLYREKRDAKTYVEDAYGYAVFSNLGVNLLLISAGGGKGVAIDNETGQKTFMKMGTAGVGLGVGVKDFRAVFAFHTREAFDAFVNKGWDFSGQADASARSGDKGGEISGAIDIGNSVTVYHMTEAGLSLQATLQGTKYWKDKKLNQ, from the coding sequence ATGATAAAATTAAGTCTTTATGTCACATTAGTATTCACATTGTTGATGCCTCACACTTTCTCTGCAAGCGCCCAAGAGAGTGGCAGGACAAAGTCTGAGAAGAAGCGCACAAAAATCATGCATATGCATGATGATGTGCTTGTCCGTCTTTATAGAGAAAAACGTGATGCTAAAACCTATGTTGAAGATGCCTATGGATATGCAGTTTTCTCTAATCTTGGGGTCAACTTGCTTCTGATCAGCGCGGGCGGCGGAAAAGGAGTGGCCATCGACAATGAAACTGGTCAAAAAACCTTCATGAAAATGGGAACTGCTGGTGTTGGATTAGGCGTCGGCGTGAAAGACTTCAGAGCTGTATTCGCCTTCCATACCCGAGAAGCTTTTGATGCTTTTGTGAACAAAGGATGGGATTTTTCTGGCCAAGCAGATGCTTCTGCTCGCTCTGGAGATAAAGGTGGTGAAATTTCAGGAGCAATAGATATTGGCAACAGCGTGACTGTCTATCACATGACTGAAGCGGGCCTTTCTCTACAAGCCACGCTCCAAGGGACCAAATATTGGAAAGACAAAAAACTTAATCAATAG
- a CDS encoding alpha/beta fold hydrolase: MAFASIYGLKIFYQDEGPKDHSDRPTLLFIHGWCATHKSFEEQVKAFKKSHRCLVVDLPGFGKSSKPKIDFTMTIYGEVLNGFCEKLKLKKPILIGHSLGALVALEMNWQDQSISQQLILIDSAPIIMMKQIRQNMRLTLDNIRERGIEFQMKQLCDHFFLMPDTDPHYKAELLAQSKHADKHAAEAIWAHMIDYDGKRAFKSAKAPISYISGTRQQNNRKQLERYQPTMNWAQVMRGSHICHLTEAGQVNAMIASLI; the protein is encoded by the coding sequence ATGGCTTTTGCATCAATCTATGGACTAAAAATTTTCTACCAAGACGAGGGACCGAAAGATCACTCAGACAGGCCGACGCTGCTCTTCATTCATGGCTGGTGTGCCACACATAAGTCCTTCGAAGAACAAGTGAAAGCGTTTAAAAAATCGCACCGATGTCTTGTCGTTGACTTGCCAGGTTTTGGCAAAAGCTCAAAGCCTAAAATTGACTTCACCATGACCATATACGGCGAAGTTTTAAACGGATTTTGCGAAAAACTTAAGCTTAAAAAACCCATCCTTATTGGCCACAGTCTAGGGGCCTTAGTTGCTTTAGAAATGAATTGGCAAGATCAGTCAATTTCTCAGCAACTCATTTTGATTGATTCAGCGCCTATCATAATGATGAAGCAAATTCGCCAAAATATGCGATTAACCTTAGACAACATTCGAGAACGAGGCATTGAATTTCAAATGAAGCAGCTTTGTGATCATTTTTTTCTGATGCCAGATACTGACCCCCATTATAAGGCAGAATTACTGGCTCAATCCAAGCATGCCGACAAACATGCAGCCGAAGCCATTTGGGCTCATATGATTGATTATGATGGAAAGCGCGCTTTTAAATCTGCAAAGGCGCCCATCAGTTATATTTCTGGTACCCGGCAACAAAATAATCGAAAACAGTTAGAACGCTATCAGCCAACAATGAACTGGGCACAGGTAATGCGCGGCAGCCATATTTGTCATCTGACAGAAGCAGGGCAAGTGAATGCCATGATAGCTTCCCTGATATAG